From a region of the Posidoniimonas corsicana genome:
- a CDS encoding Gfo/Idh/MocA family protein, whose product MSNAFQSRPLPTRRSFVGAAGALATVPYSSWTEPAFANLASNDRPRIGCIGTGSMGTGDAQEHAKFGDVIAVCDVDSHHCLRAKHHDRIGRGRADAYEDYRRVLDRSDIDVVSIVTPDHWHVKIAVEALLAGKHVFCQKPLTLTLDENKLIRSACQSHPNLVFFIGTQQRSDRDRFLRAINMVQQGLLGRVHRVTARVDGSPTGGPFTPEVPPEQIDWYMWLGQAPLRNYMPRRCHYEFRWWYEYSGGKFTDWGAHHVDIALWALELDKQGSGPVEVDGSDAKHPVPMKDGYPTVHDCYNTSHDFNVISKFDDGLELHLTSRGRNGILFEGEKGRIFVNRGRITGKPIDENWDDGKFGDEQLRALYRGKPFEGHKENFFRCLREGGTPVSDVYSHVQTMNVCHLSSIAARLGRKITWDPQSEQISGDEQAAAMMARKPRPGFEIPSV is encoded by the coding sequence ATGAGTAATGCTTTCCAATCACGCCCGCTACCAACCCGTCGCTCCTTTGTAGGCGCCGCTGGCGCCCTCGCGACTGTCCCCTATTCTTCATGGACAGAACCCGCATTTGCGAATCTCGCAAGCAACGATCGTCCCCGCATTGGATGCATCGGCACCGGCAGCATGGGAACCGGTGACGCCCAGGAACACGCGAAGTTTGGTGATGTGATAGCCGTGTGTGATGTTGATTCGCACCACTGCCTCAGGGCCAAGCACCACGATCGAATCGGCAGGGGGCGTGCGGATGCGTACGAAGATTACCGACGCGTGCTGGACCGCAGCGACATCGACGTGGTGAGCATCGTCACGCCCGACCATTGGCACGTGAAGATAGCGGTTGAAGCGCTGCTGGCCGGCAAGCACGTCTTCTGCCAGAAGCCGCTTACCTTGACCCTTGATGAGAACAAGCTGATCCGCTCCGCCTGCCAGAGCCACCCCAACCTGGTGTTCTTCATCGGCACTCAGCAGCGAAGCGATCGCGACCGCTTCCTTCGTGCGATCAACATGGTGCAGCAGGGTTTGCTCGGACGGGTGCACAGGGTCACCGCCCGTGTCGACGGGAGCCCGACCGGAGGTCCCTTCACGCCGGAGGTTCCGCCGGAGCAGATCGACTGGTACATGTGGTTGGGGCAGGCGCCGCTGAGGAACTACATGCCTCGCCGCTGCCACTACGAGTTCCGTTGGTGGTACGAGTACTCGGGTGGGAAGTTCACCGACTGGGGCGCCCACCACGTGGATATCGCTCTCTGGGCCCTGGAGTTGGACAAGCAGGGTTCGGGACCCGTGGAGGTGGACGGCTCCGACGCGAAGCACCCTGTCCCGATGAAGGACGGCTACCCGACAGTTCACGACTGCTACAACACGTCCCACGACTTCAACGTGATCAGTAAGTTTGACGATGGGCTGGAACTGCACCTGACCAGCCGTGGCCGGAACGGGATACTCTTCGAAGGAGAGAAGGGCCGCATCTTCGTCAACCGTGGCCGGATCACCGGCAAGCCTATCGACGAGAACTGGGATGATGGCAAGTTCGGCGATGAGCAACTTCGGGCCCTCTACCGTGGCAAGCCGTTCGAAGGGCACAAGGAGAACTTCTTCCGCTGTTTGCGCGAGGGCGGCACGCCCGTTTCGGACGTCTACTCGCACGTTCAGACGATGAACGTCTGCCACCTCTCGTCGATAGCCGCCCGGCTCGGACGTAAGATCACCTGGGACCCCCAGAGCGAGCAAATCTCGGGCGATGAGCAAGCCGCGGCAATGATGGCCCGCAAGCCCAGGCCGGGCTTTGAGATCCCATCAGTCTAA
- a CDS encoding matrixin family metalloprotease produces the protein MTAPQQILICGNKEPASNRLARWDKTPWNGTGWIGEPAAVQLTVHAPDWCKLATIWAVREWMKVCALEVEWESNPRAASVTIGQGPIDGPSGTLAYMHLPYGPDKQLDGLVDTSESWHEDPDSSPGRGMIHLGAVLCHEFGHALGIEHVPTSQGVALLNPMYRPDVLRPQTLDAEQAVYRYGPKLATPTPDSGDPEPGLVTIELSRSLAAGRYHLIKQ, from the coding sequence ATGACCGCTCCGCAGCAGATCCTGATTTGCGGCAACAAAGAACCGGCCAGCAACCGGCTCGCCCGGTGGGACAAAACCCCCTGGAACGGGACCGGCTGGATCGGCGAGCCCGCGGCCGTTCAGCTCACGGTCCACGCGCCCGACTGGTGCAAGCTGGCGACCATCTGGGCGGTCCGCGAGTGGATGAAGGTCTGCGCCCTCGAGGTGGAGTGGGAGAGCAACCCGCGGGCGGCCAGCGTGACCATCGGGCAGGGTCCGATCGACGGCCCCAGCGGCACGCTGGCGTACATGCACCTGCCGTACGGCCCCGACAAGCAGCTGGACGGCCTGGTCGACACCAGCGAGAGCTGGCACGAGGACCCCGACAGCAGTCCCGGCCGCGGCATGATCCACCTGGGCGCCGTGCTGTGCCACGAGTTCGGCCACGCGCTGGGCATCGAGCACGTGCCGACGTCGCAGGGCGTCGCGCTCTTGAACCCCATGTACCGCCCCGACGTGCTGCGTCCGCAGACGCTGGACGCCGAGCAGGCGGTCTACCGGTACGGGCCGAAGCTGGCCACGCCGACGCCCGACTCCGGCGACCCCGAGCCCGGCCTGGTGACGATCGAGCTGTCCCGCTCGCTGGCCGCCGGCCGCTATCACCTGATCAAGCAATGA